The following are encoded together in the Amblyraja radiata isolate CabotCenter1 unplaced genomic scaffold, sAmbRad1.1.pri scaffold_814_ctg1, whole genome shotgun sequence genome:
- the LOC116970383 gene encoding uncharacterized protein LOC116970383: MSGRVSVSVSVISGQQLLSGGGGTDRYAYICASPRHGPFSHSRGGLILAANSEGERERARERRAESKLSEKKIYKALKKKEKKASEIEDERGEGTNIYIFAKKEKKLSREKIESWIEPIKGLKEQTACRKTGGQAVMLEWALAVLGFAGLVCGQNETEPIILEGKCLVVCDSNPTSDPTGTALGISVRSGSAKVAFSVIRSTNHEPSEMSNRTMIIYFDN, encoded by the coding sequence TCTCGGGCCAGCAGTTAttgagcggcggcggcggcacggaTCGCTATGCCTACATCTGTGCCTCTCCGCGCCACGGCCCCTTCTCGCACTCCAGGGGTGGTCTAATACTTGCTGCAAACTCAGAaggcgagagggagagagcgagagagaggcgcGCAGAAAGCAAGCTCTccgaaaaaaaaatatataaagcattaaagaaaaaagaaaaaaaagcctCAGAAATAGAAGACGAGAGAGGAGAAggaaccaatatatatatatttgcaaagaaagaaaaaaaactctCCCGCGAGAAGATTGAAAGCTGGATTGAGCCCATTAAAGGATTAAAGGAACAAACTGCTTGCAGGAAGACAGGCGGACAGGCAGTCATGTTAGAGTGGGCGCTGGCGGTGCTGGGCTTTGCGGGACTCGTGTGCGGCCAGAATGAGACGGAGCCCATCATCCTGGAGGGCAAATGTCTGGTGGTCTGTGACTCCAACCCCACCTCGGACCCTACAGGGACTGCTCTGGGCATCTCGGTGCGCTCCGGCAGCGCTAAGGTGGCGTTCTCTGTCATCCGGAGCACCAATCACGAACCCTCCGAGATGAGCAACCGGACTATGATCATTTATT